A genome region from Deinococcus humi includes the following:
- a CDS encoding GNAT family N-acetyltransferase: MKPQMTLRDATPDDLPFMLSLAPRLTSTAPAWRDQAQMTAGYEPLFRQALHEPEEGSAVLVAEGTEGQPLGFTLLYWHPTERGVFIKDLAVTADAEGSGVARFLMEAIERWSRSRGAVEIMLKTSWYNTRARSFYERVGFQADHVALVRRLD, encoded by the coding sequence GTGAAGCCTCAGATGACTCTTCGAGATGCCACCCCTGATGACCTGCCGTTCATGCTCAGCTTGGCTCCTCGCCTTACCTCAACTGCACCTGCGTGGCGGGATCAAGCGCAGATGACGGCTGGGTACGAACCCTTGTTCAGGCAGGCACTCCACGAACCCGAAGAAGGATCGGCTGTTCTGGTGGCAGAGGGCACGGAGGGCCAACCACTGGGCTTTACACTGCTGTACTGGCATCCCACTGAACGTGGAGTGTTCATCAAGGACCTGGCTGTCACGGCCGATGCGGAGGGTAGTGGGGTAGCGCGATTCCTGATGGAAGCCATAGAGCGGTGGAGCCGCTCGAGGGGGGCTGTGGAGATCATGTTGAAGACCTCCTGGTACAACACGCGTGCCCGAAGCTTTTATGAGCGTGTCGGCTTTCAAGCCGATCACGTTGCTCTGGTGCGGCGCTTGGATTGA